In Caproicibacterium amylolyticum, a genomic segment contains:
- a CDS encoding BlaI/MecI/CopY family transcriptional regulator, protein MKLFDSELKVMEALWKNGPMCAAQLAAAMVEDTGWNKNTTYTVIKKCIKKGAVRRTDPSFLCTPLVSREEIQNETTDELIDKLFDGSAELFFAHFVRAHGITEQKIDDLKKIVAEHE, encoded by the coding sequence ATGAAGTTATTTGACTCTGAATTAAAGGTAATGGAAGCACTGTGGAAAAACGGCCCCATGTGTGCAGCTCAGCTTGCCGCCGCCATGGTGGAAGACACAGGCTGGAACAAAAACACAACCTACACCGTTATTAAAAAATGTATTAAGAAAGGTGCTGTGCGGCGCACCGACCCCTCCTTTCTGTGCACACCGCTGGTCAGCCGCGAAGAAATTCAAAACGAAACTACGGACGAGCTGATTGACAAGCTCTTTGACGGTTCTGCTGAACTTTTTTTCGCACACTTTGTCCGCGCACACGGAATAACTGAGCAGAAAATAGATGACCTGAAAAAAATAGTAGCGGAACATGAATAA
- the ilvA gene encoding threonine ammonia-lyase, producing MLTLDKVYHAAFVLKEVARRTDLIPAPKLSEDCDVYLKTENLQVTGSFKVRGAYYKISQLTEEEKKKGVIACSAGNHAQGVALAAQHNGIDALICVPATAPISKVEATKSYGAQVCLVPGVYDDAHNKAEQLQKETGRTMIHPFDDPDVIAGQGTIGLELLEQLPDMDAVIVPVGGGGLLSGIAFTVKSLNPNCKVYGVQAEGAPSMVSSLKDGKPEELEQVHTFADGIAVKCPGDLTYKLCKKYVDSVVTVSEDEIAAAVLALIEQHKLITEGAGAVPVAAVMAGKLDLKGKKVACVLSGGNIDVTILSKVISRGLLKAGRNTDLTISLMDRPGELKEISAIIADLGGNVVSVFHDRADEDSEVAGCYLKIRMETRNWEHVRQIRKAIADAGYHICD from the coding sequence GTGCTGACACTTGACAAAGTTTATCACGCGGCTTTCGTTTTAAAAGAGGTTGCCCGCAGAACGGACCTGATTCCCGCACCGAAGCTTTCGGAGGACTGCGACGTTTACCTGAAGACTGAGAACCTGCAGGTGACCGGCTCCTTTAAAGTGCGCGGTGCGTACTACAAAATCAGCCAGCTGACCGAAGAAGAAAAGAAAAAAGGCGTTATCGCCTGTTCAGCAGGCAACCATGCGCAGGGCGTGGCTCTTGCCGCACAGCACAACGGTATTGATGCACTCATCTGTGTTCCAGCGACTGCACCAATCAGCAAGGTGGAAGCAACCAAAAGCTACGGCGCGCAGGTTTGCCTGGTTCCCGGTGTATATGACGACGCACACAACAAAGCAGAGCAGCTGCAAAAGGAGACCGGCCGCACGATGATTCATCCGTTTGATGACCCGGATGTGATTGCCGGCCAAGGCACGATTGGATTGGAACTGCTGGAGCAGCTGCCGGATATGGACGCGGTTATTGTTCCGGTCGGCGGCGGCGGACTGCTTTCCGGCATTGCGTTTACTGTAAAGTCACTCAACCCGAACTGCAAGGTTTACGGTGTGCAGGCAGAGGGTGCCCCCAGCATGGTTTCTTCCCTGAAAGACGGCAAACCGGAAGAACTGGAGCAGGTGCATACTTTTGCGGACGGCATTGCTGTGAAATGCCCCGGTGACCTTACTTACAAACTGTGCAAAAAGTATGTGGATAGTGTGGTAACAGTCAGTGAGGATGAAATCGCTGCTGCAGTGCTGGCACTGATTGAACAGCACAAGCTGATTACCGAGGGCGCGGGCGCCGTTCCCGTAGCGGCAGTTATGGCGGGCAAGCTGGATTTGAAAGGCAAAAAAGTCGCCTGCGTGCTTTCCGGCGGCAATATTGATGTGACAATTCTCAGCAAGGTTATCAGCCGTGGCCTGCTGAAAGCCGGACGCAACACCGACTTGACCATCAGCCTGATGGACCGCCCCGGCGAGCTGAAAGAAATTTCCGCGATTATCGCCGACCTTGGCGGCAATGTAGTCAGCGTGTTCCACGACCGCGCCGATGAGGACTCTGAAGTTGCCGGATGCTACCTGAAAATCCGCATGGAAACCCGCAACTGGGAACATGTTCGCCAAATTCGCAAGGCGATTGCGGATGCGGGTTACCATATCTGCGATTAA
- the ilvN gene encoding acetolactate synthase small subunit codes for MYEDKNEKEYVLSILAKNNPGVLLRISGLFSRRCYNILSIVACQTEDTDYSRILIVVAGDDRIIRQVDKQVSKLVDVENVTVLEREHAVIREHLLLKVSRTPQTSEKLVELANVFRANILNVDPESMILELTGDAATINSFIELAQPYGVLQILRTGAMAMGK; via the coding sequence ATGTATGAAGATAAAAATGAAAAAGAATATGTCCTTTCGATTCTGGCGAAAAACAACCCCGGCGTGCTGCTGCGGATTTCCGGGTTGTTCAGCCGCCGCTGCTACAACATCCTTTCTATTGTTGCCTGCCAGACCGAGGATACCGATTATTCGCGTATTCTGATTGTTGTTGCCGGGGATGACCGCATTATCCGACAGGTTGACAAACAGGTCAGCAAACTGGTGGATGTGGAAAATGTGACGGTGCTGGAGCGCGAGCATGCAGTAATCCGTGAACATTTGCTGCTGAAAGTCAGCCGTACCCCGCAGACCAGCGAAAAACTGGTGGAACTTGCAAATGTGTTTCGTGCCAATATTTTAAACGTGGACCCGGAATCCATGATTTTGGAGCTGACCGGAGATGCGGCAACCATCAATTCCTTTATTGAACTTGCCCAGCCGTATGGTGTGCTGCAGATTTTGCGCACCGGCGCCATGGCGATGGGAAAATAA
- the ilvB gene encoding biosynthetic-type acetolactate synthase large subunit, which produces MLLTGAQIIMECLLEQKVDTVFGYPGGAVLNIYDALYEYRDRINHVRTAHEQGAAHAADGYARSTGKAGVCIATSGPGATNLVTGIATAYMDSVPVVAITGNVNVDLLGLDSFQEVDITGITMPITKHNFLVKHIEDLADVLRQAFQIAQSGRPGPVLVDIPKDLTAKKYEYQKQAPLPLLPVHYPSDEHLRQAAQMLQNSRQPFLYLGGGVSLSGADKEAAAFAEKLDAPVSASLMAQGAFDAHNSRYMGMLGMHGTKTSAEAIKNCDLFVAVGTRFSDRVLCNAGLFARNCPILQIDIDAAEFNKNIDVDLRLEGDARQVLTGLLSLLPQQNHAAWMEQVHAWQKAYPLTQAAEAGVLPKDVLETLDKLTDSNAILTTEVGQHQMWAAQFYKFRRPRQFLTSGGLGTMGYGLGAALGAQAGNPKAKVINVAGDGGLHMNCNELATVAHYSLPVVELLLNNSVLGMVRQWQKLFYDNRFSQTTLDTNTDFCKLAEAFGVKAYRIKTKEEIEPTLKEALAQQGPVLVDCWVDKDVNVLPMVPAGASVEDPMLEM; this is translated from the coding sequence ATGTTACTGACTGGTGCACAAATTATCATGGAGTGCCTGCTGGAGCAGAAAGTGGATACGGTTTTCGGCTATCCGGGCGGGGCAGTGCTGAATATTTATGACGCACTGTATGAATATCGGGACCGCATCAATCATGTGCGCACGGCACATGAGCAGGGCGCGGCCCACGCAGCGGACGGCTACGCGCGCTCTACCGGAAAAGCTGGTGTCTGCATTGCTACTTCCGGCCCTGGTGCCACCAATCTGGTTACTGGCATTGCAACTGCTTATATGGACAGCGTGCCGGTCGTGGCAATTACCGGCAATGTAAATGTGGATTTACTAGGCTTGGATTCCTTTCAGGAAGTGGACATTACCGGCATTACCATGCCGATTACGAAGCATAATTTCCTTGTCAAGCATATCGAGGACCTTGCGGATGTTCTGCGGCAGGCGTTTCAGATTGCGCAGTCCGGCAGGCCCGGCCCGGTGCTGGTGGATATCCCGAAGGACCTGACCGCCAAAAAGTATGAGTACCAGAAGCAGGCACCGCTGCCGCTGCTGCCGGTGCATTATCCCTCGGATGAACACCTGCGGCAGGCGGCGCAGATGCTGCAGAACAGCAGGCAGCCGTTCCTGTATCTGGGCGGCGGTGTTTCCCTTTCCGGCGCGGATAAGGAAGCAGCCGCGTTTGCGGAAAAGCTGGACGCCCCGGTCAGTGCGTCGCTGATGGCGCAGGGTGCGTTTGATGCGCACAATTCCCGTTATATGGGCATGCTTGGCATGCACGGCACCAAAACGAGCGCGGAAGCCATTAAAAACTGCGATTTGTTTGTGGCGGTAGGCACCCGCTTTTCTGACCGTGTGCTGTGTAACGCGGGGCTGTTTGCACGCAACTGCCCGATTTTGCAGATCGATATTGACGCGGCGGAATTCAATAAAAATATTGATGTGGACCTGCGGCTGGAGGGTGATGCCCGTCAGGTGCTGACCGGCCTGCTTTCCCTGCTGCCGCAGCAGAACCATGCCGCGTGGATGGAGCAGGTGCATGCGTGGCAGAAAGCATATCCGCTGACGCAGGCCGCCGAAGCGGGCGTGCTGCCCAAAGATGTGCTGGAAACGCTGGATAAGCTGACAGACTCCAATGCAATTTTGACCACCGAAGTCGGTCAGCACCAGATGTGGGCGGCGCAGTTCTACAAATTCCGCCGGCCGCGGCAGTTCCTGACCTCCGGCGGATTAGGTACCATGGGGTACGGCCTCGGCGCGGCGCTGGGTGCACAGGCAGGCAATCCAAAAGCAAAAGTCATCAATGTCGCCGGGGACGGCGGCCTGCACATGAACTGCAACGAGCTTGCCACAGTGGCACATTACAGCCTGCCGGTCGTGGAACTGCTGCTGAACAATTCCGTGCTGGGCATGGTGCGGCAGTGGCAGAAGCTTTTTTACGACAACCGTTTTTCCCAGACAACATTGGACACCAACACCGATTTCTGCAAGTTGGCGGAGGCGTTTGGTGTGAAAGCATACCGCATTAAAACAAAAGAGGAAATCGAGCCGACGCTGAAAGAAGCGCTGGCACAGCAGGGGCCGGTGCTGGTAGACTGCTGGGTAGATAAAGATGTAAACGTGCTGCCGATGGTTCCCGCAGGCGCCAGCGTGGAAGACCCGATGCTGGAAATGTGA
- a CDS encoding DUF4358 domain-containing protein, with product MKKRLAALMIVLGSMFCLACLSSCNSSKAVNTQTATGMAPQKMLTHLAARVPFSERMSVLDKAAACKYYGIEEHQAQEVSAMIGSSATPENAAVWRAKNDHSAKEIARRTAKFYAFQRDNFDGARAVQVRKLKNAVILQRGPYVICCVCKDNQKANREAHFLLS from the coding sequence ATGAAAAAAAGACTGGCTGCACTCATGATCGTACTTGGTTCCATGTTCTGTCTTGCTTGCCTTTCTTCCTGCAATTCCAGTAAAGCCGTCAACACACAGACGGCCACGGGGATGGCCCCGCAAAAGATGCTGACGCATTTGGCCGCACGTGTTCCCTTTTCAGAGCGAATGTCCGTACTGGACAAAGCCGCCGCCTGCAAATACTACGGTATAGAGGAACATCAGGCGCAGGAGGTTTCCGCGATGATTGGCAGCAGTGCTACCCCCGAAAACGCCGCTGTGTGGAGAGCCAAAAATGACCACTCTGCCAAAGAAATTGCGCGACGCACCGCAAAGTTTTACGCATTCCAGCGTGACAATTTTGACGGAGCCCGCGCTGTGCAGGTACGCAAGCTGAAAAACGCGGTCATTCTGCAAAGAGGGCCTTACGTTATTTGCTGTGTCTGCAAAGATAATCAAAAAGCAAACCGCGAAGCACATTTCTTATTGTCGTAA
- the thrS gene encoding threonine--tRNA ligase: MIKVTLKGDVREFESGTTVAEVAKSIGAGLYKAACAGRVDGQVVDLRTALTADCTLEILTFENEDGKKAYWHTTSHIMAQAVQHLFPEAKFAIGPAIENGFYYDFDLPRTLTPEDLTAIEAEMKKLIKQNIPLERVEVPAEEALKMMEDLKQDYKVELIKEHSGKGEKISFYKQGDYIDLCAGPHLMSTGCVKAVKLTNCTGAYWRADANNKMLQRVYGISFPKTADLDQYVNMLEEAKKRDHRKLGRDLELFTILEEGPGFPFFLPKGMILQNLLMDYWRDVHKKAGYQEISTPVILSRKLWERSGHWAHYKDNMYTTVIDDEDYAIKPMNCPGGMLVYKTKMRSYKDLPLRMGEVGLVHRHELSGALHGLMRVRCFHQDDAHIFMTPEQMKSEIQGVVRLIDSVYKTFGFSYFIELSTMPEDHMGDKATWDNATQILRDAVTELGYNYEVNEGDGAFYGPKLDFHLRDCLGRTWQCGTIQLDFQLPERFELEYTGADGQKHRPIMLHRVVFGSIERFIGILIEHFAGAFPIWLSPVQVQILPIAERHQEYAHRLRDELDAAGIRVEVDDRNEKIGYKIREAQLQKTPYMLVIGDKEMESDNISVRHRKAGDLGAMSLADFVARVNKEVADKTLD; encoded by the coding sequence ATGATAAAAGTCACTTTAAAGGGTGATGTGCGGGAGTTTGAGTCCGGCACCACAGTGGCCGAGGTTGCCAAAAGCATTGGCGCAGGACTTTACAAGGCTGCATGTGCCGGCCGTGTAGACGGGCAGGTCGTTGACCTGCGCACTGCACTGACTGCGGACTGCACCCTCGAAATCCTGACATTTGAAAACGAGGACGGCAAAAAGGCTTACTGGCACACCACATCCCATATTATGGCACAGGCTGTGCAGCATCTTTTCCCAGAGGCAAAGTTTGCAATCGGCCCGGCAATCGAGAATGGTTTCTACTATGATTTCGATTTGCCACGCACCCTGACTCCGGAAGACCTGACCGCGATTGAAGCGGAAATGAAGAAGCTCATTAAGCAGAACATCCCGCTGGAACGTGTTGAAGTTCCGGCAGAGGAAGCTCTGAAGATGATGGAAGACCTGAAGCAGGATTACAAAGTCGAACTGATTAAAGAGCACAGCGGCAAGGGTGAAAAGATTTCTTTCTACAAGCAGGGCGATTACATTGACCTGTGCGCAGGCCCGCACCTGATGAGCACTGGCTGTGTAAAGGCAGTTAAGCTGACAAACTGCACCGGCGCTTACTGGCGTGCGGATGCAAACAACAAGATGCTGCAGCGTGTTTACGGCATTTCTTTCCCCAAGACTGCTGACCTGGACCAGTACGTCAATATGCTGGAAGAAGCCAAGAAGCGCGACCACCGCAAGTTGGGCCGTGACCTTGAACTGTTTACTATTCTGGAGGAAGGCCCCGGCTTCCCGTTCTTCCTGCCAAAAGGCATGATTCTGCAGAACCTGCTGATGGATTACTGGCGCGATGTGCATAAAAAGGCTGGCTATCAGGAAATCTCAACGCCGGTCATCCTTAGCCGCAAGCTGTGGGAACGCAGCGGCCACTGGGCGCACTACAAAGACAATATGTACACAACCGTGATTGATGACGAAGACTACGCCATTAAGCCGATGAACTGCCCCGGCGGCATGCTGGTTTACAAAACCAAGATGCGTTCCTACAAAGATCTGCCGCTGCGCATGGGTGAAGTCGGCTTGGTGCACCGTCACGAGCTTTCCGGTGCTTTGCACGGCCTGATGCGTGTGCGTTGCTTCCATCAGGATGATGCGCACATCTTTATGACACCGGAACAGATGAAGAGCGAGATTCAGGGCGTTGTGCGGCTGATTGACAGCGTGTACAAAACATTCGGTTTCTCTTATTTCATTGAGCTTTCCACTATGCCGGAAGACCACATGGGCGACAAAGCTACATGGGACAACGCAACGCAGATCCTGCGTGACGCCGTGACTGAGCTGGGCTACAACTACGAAGTCAATGAGGGCGACGGCGCGTTCTACGGCCCGAAGCTGGACTTCCACCTGCGCGACTGCCTTGGCCGTACCTGGCAGTGCGGCACCATCCAGCTGGACTTCCAGCTGCCGGAGCGCTTTGAACTGGAGTACACCGGCGCCGATGGCCAAAAGCACCGCCCGATTATGCTGCACCGCGTGGTGTTCGGCTCTATCGAGCGTTTCATCGGTATTCTTATCGAGCACTTTGCCGGTGCGTTCCCGATTTGGCTTTCTCCTGTACAGGTACAGATTCTGCCGATTGCAGAGCGCCATCAGGAGTACGCACACAGGCTGCGTGACGAACTGGACGCAGCAGGCATCCGCGTAGAAGTGGACGACCGCAATGAAAAGATTGGCTACAAGATTCGTGAAGCACAGCTGCAGAAAACACCGTATATGCTGGTCATCGGCGACAAAGAAATGGAAAGCGATAACATTTCCGTGCGTCACCGCAAGGCCGGCGACCTCGGTGCCATGTCCCTTGCGGACTTTGTTGCCCGTGTGAACAAAGAAGTTGCAGACAAAACACTGGACTAG
- a CDS encoding M56 family metallopeptidase has translation MQHLLLISLTAGVLILLVLLLRLAALHRLSKTWFVILWAFILAKLLLPVQLPILPHALALTFGETDASTLSTSAVLALPSDSAASASVSGAMPVLPLVWGIGTAGLSIAFFIFYIGSLRRFADAIQIQNCSFLDNWIQHQHLRRPLSVCFSDKTRTPFTVGLFRPRIILPKMDLTETDTLTCILEHEMVHIRRFDCAWKLLGAAAVCIHWFNPFVWLFHHFSDRDLELSCDERVLSRMQADCRSQYAGMLIRMTEHSLSFSPTGSGFSCIALKERVLAVMKDTHSHAVAVFAAVLLAGTVCFSFATGAQAAVSLQFWGTPGQILQVSTDGGTLLTKDAGETGTAPMTGTAIGTFRMPNAEPGMYLVYDGTGAIMKIQNAAGDLFYEPTDTSETTATEFIVMSNESSSTIYNLDDPQQLQEAQTAVKNNVPAARRSAVLQSLQKQRGTHIRIYWVAPEE, from the coding sequence ATGCAACACCTGCTGTTAATCAGTCTGACTGCCGGCGTGCTCATCCTGCTGGTTCTGCTGCTTCGTCTGGCGGCTCTGCACCGGCTGTCAAAAACTTGGTTTGTAATTTTATGGGCTTTCATCCTGGCAAAGCTGCTGCTGCCTGTGCAGCTTCCCATTCTGCCGCACGCACTTGCCCTGACCTTTGGAGAAACCGACGCTTCCACACTGTCAACTTCGGCCGTACTCGCGCTGCCCAGTGATTCTGCAGCCTCCGCATCTGTTTCAGGGGCAATGCCGGTACTGCCGCTGGTGTGGGGAATCGGCACCGCAGGACTTTCCATAGCCTTTTTCATATTTTATATAGGCAGTCTGCGCCGCTTTGCAGATGCCATTCAAATTCAGAACTGTTCTTTTCTGGACAACTGGATTCAGCATCAGCATCTGAGACGGCCTTTATCAGTCTGTTTTTCTGATAAAACACGTACGCCTTTCACCGTTGGACTTTTCCGGCCACGCATCATTCTGCCGAAAATGGACTTAACGGAAACTGATACACTAACCTGTATCTTGGAGCATGAAATGGTTCACATCCGCAGGTTCGACTGCGCTTGGAAGCTGCTGGGGGCAGCAGCTGTCTGCATCCACTGGTTTAATCCGTTTGTATGGCTTTTTCACCACTTTTCCGACCGTGACCTTGAACTGTCCTGTGACGAGCGGGTGCTCAGCCGGATGCAGGCGGACTGCCGCAGTCAATATGCCGGCATGCTGATTCGCATGACGGAACACTCCCTGTCCTTTTCACCCACCGGCAGCGGCTTCAGCTGTATCGCACTGAAAGAACGTGTCCTTGCTGTAATGAAGGATACACACAGCCATGCGGTGGCAGTCTTTGCCGCAGTTCTGCTGGCCGGCACCGTTTGTTTTTCCTTTGCAACCGGTGCGCAGGCAGCCGTTTCCCTGCAGTTTTGGGGTACACCAGGCCAAATTCTGCAGGTCTCTACGGACGGCGGCACACTGCTGACGAAAGACGCAGGCGAAACAGGGACCGCCCCGATGACCGGCACTGCAATCGGAACTTTCCGCATGCCGAATGCGGAACCGGGCATGTACTTGGTTTATGACGGCACTGGAGCAATCATGAAAATTCAAAATGCTGCCGGCGACCTTTTTTATGAACCAACGGATACATCTGAAACCACAGCCACCGAATTTATCGTGATGTCCAATGAAAGCAGCAGCACAATTTACAATTTGGATGACCCGCAGCAGCTGCAGGAAGCACAGACGGCTGTAAAAAATAATGTTCCGGCTGCACGCCGCAGTGCCGTTCTGCAGTCGCTGCAAAAGCAGCGCGGAACGCACATTCGGATTTACTGGGTTGCCCCAGAGGAATAG
- a CDS encoding polysaccharide biosynthesis C-terminal domain-containing protein: MNKSAFIRNTCWLTLESTALRLSGIWFKGWVCDALGSVQMGIYQLIFSVFSLGVVLSASGANFAATRLTAERGPNRKTLRRCMLLSLAVSTAAGIGLYFCAPMLASTLGGTTPLRVLIPGLPCIAVAATLKGCFVAEGHTGAPMTAELLEQAAGIALSIVLVQRMGNPLTALMLASTLSEGCSCLFMLIAYLRRYIRHAPAETSAPAPWKEAARIGGPVIGGTGLRSLLFAVENLLIPRGLAAQSSVTGALAQYGLVQGMVLPVLLFPNAILTAAITLLVPELARCCASGRKVRIQLVAGRAFRLTLCFSFAAAAFIAAFAVPLCHMFYGNSDGAFLLRMMAPLMPLMYVDSVVDGMLKGLDQQSYSLFYNIVDACMRVAWCALVLPHLGLMGYILLLFLSEIFNATLSISRLLKVAEVEVSPFWVLLPAFGAVILYAAFTFLLPA, encoded by the coding sequence ATGAACAAAAGTGCATTTATCAGAAACACTTGTTGGCTGACACTGGAAAGCACCGCACTGCGGCTTTCCGGCATCTGGTTCAAGGGCTGGGTGTGTGACGCGCTCGGCTCGGTGCAGATGGGCATTTACCAGCTGATTTTTTCTGTTTTTTCCCTTGGAGTCGTACTTTCGGCCTCCGGTGCAAACTTTGCCGCCACCCGCCTGACGGCGGAACGCGGTCCAAACCGCAAAACCCTGCGCCGCTGTATGCTGCTGAGCCTTGCCGTCAGCACTGCTGCTGGAATCGGGCTGTACTTCTGCGCACCCATGCTCGCCTCAACACTTGGCGGCACAACCCCTCTGCGCGTGCTGATTCCCGGCTTGCCGTGCATTGCCGTTGCGGCAACGCTCAAGGGCTGTTTTGTTGCAGAGGGGCACACCGGCGCCCCCATGACAGCGGAGCTGCTGGAGCAGGCAGCGGGGATTGCCCTGAGTATCGTGCTGGTGCAGCGTATGGGCAACCCGCTGACCGCGCTGATGCTGGCCTCGACGCTTTCGGAGGGCTGTTCCTGCCTGTTCATGCTTATTGCATACCTGCGCCGGTACATCCGCCATGCACCGGCCGAGACCAGCGCACCTGCCCCTTGGAAAGAAGCCGCACGCATCGGCGGGCCGGTCATCGGCGGTACCGGTCTGCGCAGCCTGCTGTTTGCCGTTGAAAATCTGTTGATTCCGCGCGGACTTGCCGCCCAGTCCAGCGTGACCGGTGCGCTGGCACAATACGGTTTAGTACAGGGCATGGTGCTGCCGGTACTGCTGTTTCCCAATGCAATCCTCACCGCCGCAATTACGCTGCTGGTGCCGGAACTCGCCCGCTGCTGCGCCAGTGGACGTAAAGTACGCATTCAGCTGGTGGCAGGGCGCGCTTTCCGGCTGACACTGTGTTTTTCCTTTGCGGCAGCGGCATTCATCGCGGCATTTGCTGTGCCGCTGTGCCATATGTTTTACGGCAATTCTGACGGCGCCTTTTTGCTGCGCATGATGGCACCGCTGATGCCGCTGATGTATGTGGACAGCGTAGTGGACGGCATGCTCAAGGGGCTTGACCAGCAGTCCTACTCTCTGTTTTACAACATTGTTGACGCCTGCATGAGGGTAGCTTGGTGTGCGTTGGTACTGCCGCATCTTGGCTTGATGGGATACATCCTGCTGTTGTTTTTAAGTGAAATCTTCAACGCCACGCTTAGCATTTCGCGCCTGTTGAAAGTTGCGGAGGTGGAAGTCTCACCGTTTTGGGTGCTGCTGCCCGCCTTTGGCGCGGTCATTTTGTACGCAGCTTTTACATTTTTACTGCCTGCATAA
- a CDS encoding sulfite exporter TauE/SafE family protein, with translation MLYAVMIPAVICAYLVKGMCGFANTLVFSTMMSFTANNVQISPLELVVGYPSNLILTVKNKKQLSARVWVPLALFVLLGNLPGIFLLKNGDTRMIKFIFGFIIVFLAAEMFLRERQKEQKPANPVLLGIIGVCSGVMCGLFGIGALLAAYVGRTTDSSGAFKGNLGIVFLIENTFRIIVYSVTGILTLQILRQAALLLPFMALGLFAGMKLAKSVHEKTVKTAVILMLALSGVSLIVSNLAAL, from the coding sequence ATGCTGTATGCAGTGATGATTCCGGCCGTTATTTGTGCCTATTTGGTTAAGGGAATGTGCGGCTTTGCAAATACTTTGGTATTCAGTACCATGATGAGCTTTACGGCAAACAATGTGCAGATTTCGCCGTTGGAGCTGGTGGTAGGGTATCCGTCCAATCTCATTTTGACGGTTAAAAACAAAAAGCAGCTTTCAGCAAGGGTTTGGGTGCCGCTTGCCCTGTTTGTCCTCCTGGGCAATCTGCCGGGCATTTTTCTGCTGAAAAACGGGGATACGCGCATGATTAAATTCATTTTCGGATTCATTATCGTGTTCCTTGCCGCGGAAATGTTTTTGCGGGAGCGTCAGAAAGAGCAGAAGCCTGCAAATCCGGTTCTGCTAGGCATCATCGGTGTGTGCTCCGGTGTGATGTGCGGTTTGTTTGGCATCGGTGCGCTGTTGGCGGCTTATGTTGGCCGCACAACGGACAGCAGCGGCGCGTTTAAAGGCAACCTCGGTATTGTCTTTTTGATTGAAAACACATTCAGAATCATTGTGTATTCAGTAACCGGAATCCTCACGCTGCAAATTCTGCGGCAGGCGGCGCTGCTGCTGCCGTTTATGGCGTTGGGGCTTTTTGCGGGCATGAAGCTTGCAAAAAGTGTGCATGAAAAGACGGTGAAAACAGCAGTTATCCTCATGCTGGCACTTTCCGGCGTTTCACTGATTGTCAGCAACCTTGCGGCGCTGTAA